One Microbacterium esteraromaticum genomic window carries:
- a CDS encoding FKBP-type peptidyl-prolyl cis-trans isomerase, whose amino-acid sequence MSTVAVAALLLTGCSGSQKLSESSKPTDSADLCAQAAEPGALTDSVDVSGEFGTPAKITVAKEQKVEDVQRTVVTEGDGDKVGEGDYISYAMSAFDAKTGDHLGDLGYTEGELLPQNALANQALAEAIGCATVGTRVAFALPATDGADSQLYIIDVLDKVPTAAWGEKQEPVDGMPTVKLAENGEPDVNVPTGDAPKELQISVLKQGDGPAVADGDTTLLQYYGVDWKSGESFDSSWSNGAPYAAPGNTYVPGFVQALAGQKVGSQVLVVIPPELAYGEDPEGHELGGQTLVFVIDILATQHAPAAQ is encoded by the coding sequence GTGTCCACCGTGGCCGTCGCCGCGCTCCTGCTCACCGGCTGCTCCGGCTCGCAGAAGCTGTCGGAGTCGTCGAAGCCGACCGACAGCGCCGATCTGTGCGCTCAGGCCGCTGAACCCGGCGCGCTCACCGACAGCGTCGACGTCAGCGGGGAGTTCGGCACCCCTGCGAAGATCACCGTCGCCAAGGAGCAGAAGGTGGAGGACGTGCAGCGCACCGTGGTCACCGAAGGCGACGGCGACAAGGTCGGAGAGGGCGACTACATCTCCTATGCGATGAGCGCCTTCGATGCGAAGACCGGCGATCACCTCGGCGATCTCGGCTATACCGAGGGAGAACTGCTGCCGCAGAACGCCCTCGCGAACCAGGCGCTCGCCGAGGCCATCGGCTGCGCCACGGTCGGCACGCGCGTCGCCTTCGCCCTGCCTGCCACGGACGGCGCCGATTCGCAGCTGTACATCATCGACGTGCTCGACAAGGTCCCCACCGCCGCATGGGGCGAGAAGCAGGAGCCGGTCGACGGCATGCCCACCGTCAAGCTCGCCGAGAACGGCGAGCCCGACGTCAACGTCCCCACCGGGGATGCGCCGAAGGAGCTCCAGATCTCGGTGCTCAAGCAGGGCGACGGACCGGCGGTCGCCGATGGCGACACCACGCTGCTGCAGTACTACGGCGTCGACTGGAAGTCGGGCGAGAGCTTCGACTCCTCCTGGTCGAATGGTGCGCCGTACGCAGCGCCCGGAAACACCTATGTCCCCGGCTTCGTGCAGGCGCTCGCCGGGCAGAAGGTCGGCTCGCAGGTGCTCGTCGTCATCCCGCCGGAGCTCGCCTACGGCGAGGACCCGGAGGGCCACGAGCTCGGCGGTCAGACGCTCGTCTTCGTCATCGACATCCTCGCCACGCAGCACGCACCCGCCGCGCAGTGA
- the dxr gene encoding 1-deoxy-D-xylulose-5-phosphate reductoisomerase has product MRRVIVLGSTGSIGTQALDVIRGNPRRFELVGIAAGSNSELVAEQAAQFQVEHTALGAEEAEQLVRDVEADVVLNAITGSIGLGSTLATLQAGRTLALANKESLIVGGELVRAVAAPDQIVPVDSEHSALAQALRAGTRAEVSRLVVTASGGPFRGRTRAELADVTPAEALAHPTWDMGRMVTTNSATLVNKGLEVIEAHLLFDVPYDDIEVVVHPQSIVHSMVEFVDGSTIAQASPPDMRLPISLGLDWPHRVGGVGRPLDWRSATSWTFEPLDDGAFPAVALAKAVGRAGSTFPAVYNAANEQAVHAFHDGRLPFLGIVDTVERVIDAHDAPEKLTIEALAEAERWARSKADALIAAS; this is encoded by the coding sequence ATGCGTCGCGTCATCGTCCTCGGCTCCACCGGCTCCATCGGCACCCAGGCGCTGGACGTGATCCGCGGCAACCCCCGCCGGTTCGAGCTCGTCGGCATCGCAGCGGGCAGCAACTCCGAGCTCGTCGCCGAGCAGGCCGCGCAATTCCAGGTCGAGCACACCGCACTCGGCGCAGAAGAGGCCGAGCAGCTGGTGCGCGACGTCGAGGCCGACGTCGTGCTCAATGCCATCACCGGCTCCATCGGTCTCGGTTCGACCCTCGCGACGCTGCAGGCGGGTCGCACTCTCGCACTCGCCAACAAGGAGTCCCTGATCGTCGGCGGTGAGCTGGTGCGTGCGGTTGCCGCTCCCGACCAGATCGTGCCGGTCGACTCCGAGCACTCCGCGCTGGCGCAGGCTCTGCGCGCAGGCACGCGCGCAGAGGTCAGCCGCCTGGTCGTCACGGCTTCCGGAGGGCCTTTCCGCGGTCGCACCCGAGCCGAACTCGCCGACGTCACCCCGGCCGAGGCGCTCGCTCACCCGACGTGGGACATGGGGCGGATGGTGACCACCAATTCGGCAACCCTCGTCAACAAGGGGCTGGAGGTCATCGAGGCTCACCTGCTGTTCGACGTGCCGTACGACGACATCGAGGTGGTCGTGCATCCCCAGTCGATCGTGCACTCCATGGTCGAGTTCGTCGACGGATCCACCATCGCACAGGCATCGCCCCCCGACATGCGGCTGCCGATCTCGCTCGGGCTGGACTGGCCGCACCGCGTGGGCGGCGTGGGGCGCCCCCTCGACTGGCGCAGCGCCACGAGCTGGACCTTCGAGCCCCTCGATGACGGGGCGTTCCCGGCGGTCGCCCTCGCGAAGGCCGTCGGGCGCGCCGGCAGCACGTTCCCCGCGGTGTACAACGCCGCGAACGAGCAGGCCGTGCACGCGTTCCACGATGGTCGGCTCCCCTTCCTCGGCATCGTCGACACCGTCGAGCGCGTCATCGACGCGCACGACGCTCCCGAGAAGCTCACGATCGAGGCGCTCGCCGAGGCCGAGAGGTGGGCGCGGTCGAAGGCCGATGCGCTGATCGCCGCATCCTGA